GTCGAAAAGGGAAAGCTTGTTCGAATTGGTCTTTCGCGTCCGCGCGAATTCAACGACCTAAAACCAGGTGATTCGGTTGCAGCAGACGGCGTCTGTTTAACGGTGGAAAGTCACGATGACGAGACGATTGTCTTCGCGTTGGCCGCTGAAACTTTGGCTGTGACTAATTGGCAATCGGCCTCAGGACCGTCAGCCCTCGTCGGCCGTCGCATTAATTTAGAGCGAAGTCTAAAGATGGGCGATCGAATTCATGGTCACTGGGTGACCGGACACGTCGATGCCGCTGTCAAAGTCGCGCGGGTCGAAGAACTTCCAGGAATGCGCGTGATTGATGTTGAGATTCCCGCAGCACTTCGACCAATGGTTTGGAAAAAAGGCAGCTGGGCGATAAACGGGGTTAGTCTCACAGTCAATTCGGTCGACGGCGGAGTTGCGTCACACTGTTTGATCCCCGAAACCTTGGCTCGG
The nucleotide sequence above comes from Deltaproteobacteria bacterium. Encoded proteins:
- a CDS encoding riboflavin synthase, coding for MFSGIVEATALVLWVNEVEKGKLVRIGLSRPREFNDLKPGDSVAADGVCLTVESHDDETIVFALAAETLAVTNWQSASGPSALVGRRINLERSLKMGDRIHGHWVTGHVDAAVKVARVEELPGMRVIDVEIPAALRPMVWKKGSWAINGVSLTVNSVDGGVASHCLIPETLARTNLNDLCQGDLVNVEVDVFARALAQSVESYLKENLQQKESGK